A single genomic interval of Pyrus communis chromosome 5, drPyrComm1.1, whole genome shotgun sequence harbors:
- the LOC137734642 gene encoding probable inactive purple acid phosphatase 29, giving the protein MKRDREVLRSPFLVGVVVAALLPIWVLAAAKQQHHHHHRGIGEKKLRFGTDGRFKILQVADMHYGNGKTTPCKNLLPSQFATCSDLNTTAFVRRMIEAEKPNLIVFTGDNIYGFDATNAAKSLNEAFAPAIASNIPWAAVLGNHDQQSDLSREGVMKHIVGLKNTLAQVNPLGQDVIDGFGNYNLEVAGVEGFGFENKSVLNLYFLDSGDYSTVPSIRRYGWIKPSQQYWFERTSAKLQKAYMSKPLPQKAPAPGLAYFHIPLQEFARFDSSNFTGVKQEGISSASVNSGFFTTMVAAGDVKSAFVGHDHLNDFCGELTGINLCYAGGFGYHAYGKAGWDRRARVVEANLEKTVKGGWGAVKSIKTWKRLDDEHLTAIDGQVLWSKSSVGMRRKKPVGGN; this is encoded by the exons ATGAAGAGGGACAGGGAGGTGCTAAGGAGTCCATTTTTAGTGGGGGTTGTGGTGGCGGCGCTGCTTCCGATATGGGTTTTGGCTGCTGCAAAACAACAGCATCACCACCATCACCGAGGAATTGGGGAGAAGAAGCTGAGGTTTGGGACAGATGGGCGGTTTAAGATTCTGCAAGTGGCGGATATGCACTACGGCAATGGCAAGACTACGCCTTGTAAGAATCTGCTGCCGTCCCAGTTTGCAACTTGCTCTGACCTCAACACCACCGCCTTTGTCCGCCGCATGATCGAGGCGGAGAAGCCGAATCTCATTGTCTTCACCG GAGATAACATATACGGGTTTGATGCCACGAATGCTGCTAAATCTTTGAACGAGGCGTTCGCCCCAGCAATCGCGTCCAACATCCCGTGGGCAGCTGTGTTGGGGAACCATGATCAGCAATCCGACCTCTCGAGGGAAGGGGTAATGAAACACATAGTTGGGTTGAAGAACACTCTGGCTCAAGTTAATCCTTTAGGCCAAGATGTTATTGATGGTTTTGGGAACTATAACCTAGAGGTCGCCGGAGTTGAGGGCTTTGGTTTTGAAAACAAATCGGTTCTCAATCTTTACTTCCTTGACAGCGGAGATTACTCCACGGTTCCCTCCATACGTCGCTATGGTTGGATCAAACCCTCCCAACAATATTGGTTTGAACGAACTTCTGCAAAGCTTCAG AAAGCATACATGAGCAAGCCCCTACCCCAGAAAGCGCCTGCACCAGGGCTCGCATACTTTCACATACCATTGCAGGAATTTGCTCGTTTTGACTCATCAAACTTTACAGGAGTGAAACAAGAAGGCATTAGCTCTGCTTCTGTGAACTCGGGCTTCTTCACAACCATGGTTGCAGCAGGAGATGTGAAGTCAGCATTCGTAGGCCATGATCACCTGAATGACTTCTGTGGGGAGCTAACTGGTATAAACCTTTGTTATGCTGGGGGATTTGGATACCATGCTTATGGGAAGGCTGGATGGGATAGGAGAGCAAGGGTGGTGGAAGCAAACTTAGAGAAAACGGTTAAGGGAGGTTGGGGAGCGGTCAAGTCCATCAAAACATGGAAGCGCCTTGATGATGAGCACCTCACTGCTATCGATGGTCAGGTTCTCTGGAGCAAGAGCTCTGTGG GTATGCGTAGAAAGAAACCTGTTGGCGGTAATTGA
- the LOC137734641 gene encoding probable LRR receptor-like serine/threonine-protein kinase At3g47570 — MRIYKFISSLLFFSSFCIHVVVLTSCLNSALAGSNETDKLALLEFKARITSDPFGVMTSWNETIHFCHWYGVTCGHRHKRITMLKLRSLKLGGSISPHVGNLSFLRVFSLINNSFRHQIPPEIGRLRKLQHLVLQNNSLSGEIPANLSGCSELNRIYVGFNSLEGSIPKELGTLSKLKEFDIDLNNLRGRIPFSFANLSSLEVIATLSNNLGGSIPDIFGRLTNLYFLGLDENEFSGMFPSSVFNLSSLETFAAVENKLHGTFPSNLGIAYPRLRTFAIDFNQFSGTIPVSISNASNLFELALGSNQLHGEVPSLKNLHKLGRFDLACNHLVSGGIGDDLSFLCDLTNATLLQFLYIHSNKFRGTLPQCIANLSSSLVSFVIAENDIFGTIPNGMENLHNLERLMMFSNQFAGPIPPEIGKLPKLYQVGMAMNHLSGNVPSSFGNLSQLTNLYLQDNNLQGSIPSSLAGCHNLEILSLGRNNLRGTISPEVIGGLSSSYIFVDLSRNHLTGFVPKEVGHLINLEHFDVSGNMLSGEIPVSLGSCKTIQYLDMQENFFQGTIPSDMSSLRGIEFLSLARNNLSGTIPKFLEQFTFLQSLNLSYNNLEGVVPTEGVFQNATATSVQGNTKLCGGIPEFKLPKCEIRHSSKRGLSLTLKLVISLLCGLSGVTFSLAFLYVCCFQRVKKEHPSSDSEIFPKMSYQSLLKATDGFSSANLIGTGSFGSVYKGLLDQGETTIAIKVLNLITHGASKSFTAECEALKNIRHRNLVKVLSACSGCDYRGCDFKALIYEYMVNGSLDEWLHPTQTNIETNERPRSLTFSRRLNIAIDVAMAMDYLHHQCHVPIVHCDLKPSNVLLDGDMIGHVGDFGLARFLPRTREDGFGNQSSSIEVKGTIGYTPPEYGMGHEVWTQGDVYSYGILLLEMFTGMRPTSDVFQGTSNLHNFVKAALPEQVVEIVDPVLVQEKEEGETSADQCFTKASTKIHIKIEESLISILEIGLACSAELPRERLDITDAVAEMCRIRNKLRSDKMSD, encoded by the exons ATGCGGATTTACAAGTTCATTTCATCACTTCTCTTTTTCTCATCTTTTTGCATCCATGTTGTTGTTCTTACCTCATGTCTTAATTCAGCCCTCGCCGGATCAAATGAGACAGATAAACTGGCCTTGCTTGAATTCAAGGCCAGGATAACCAGTGACCCCTTTGGTGTCATGACTTCATGGAACGAAACCATCCACTTTTGCCATTGGTACGGTGTTACATGTGGTCACCGCCACAAGAGGATAACAATGTTGAAGTTGCGGTCCTTGAAACTTGGAGGCTCTATATCACCACATGTTGGAAATTTGAGCTTCCTCCGAGTGTTTAGTCTCATAAACAACAGCTTCCGCCATCAAATCCCTCCAGAAATTGGCCGTCTGCGCAAGCTACAACATTTGGTATTGCAAAATAATTCACTGAGTGGAGAAATTCCCGCTAATTTGTCAGGTTGCTCAGAACTCAACCGGATATATGTTGGCTTCAATTCGTTAGAAGGTAGTATCCCTAAGGAGCTTGGCACCTTGTCAAAGCtaaaagaatttgatattgaccTCAACAACCTTAGAGGAAGAATCCCTTTCTCTTTTGCCAATTTGTCATCTCTTGAAGTGATTGCTACACTTTCTAATAATTTAGGTGGCAGTATTCCAGATATCTTTGGTCGACTGACCAATCTTTATTTTCTTGGATTGGATGAAAATGAATTTTCTGGTATGTTCCCTTCCTCGGttttcaatctctcttctctcgaAACCTTTGCTGCCGTAGAAAACAAACTCCATGGCACTTTTCCTTCAAACTTAGGCATTGCCTATCCAAGACTGCGAACCTTTGCCATTGATTTCAATCAATTCAGTGGAACTATTCCCGTTTCAATATCTAATGCCTCTAATCTATTTGAGCTAGCACTCGGATCTAATCAATTGCATGGAGAAGTTCCCTCTTTGAAAAATTTACACAAGCTCGGGAGGTTTGATCTTGCTTGTAACCATCTTGTAAGCGGGGGAATTGGTGATGACTTGAGCTTTCTCTGCGATCTGACTAATGCCACCCTTTTACAATTTTTGTATATTCATTCAAACAAATTTCGTGGTACGTTGCCTCAATGCATAGCCAACCTATCTTCTTCTCTTGTATCTTTTGTTATAGCCGAGAATGATATATTTGGCACTATCCCAAATGGGATGGAAAATCTGCATAACCTGGAAAGACTAATGATGTTCAGCAACCAGTTTGCAGGTCCCATCCCCCCAGAAATAGGAAAGCTCCCCAAATTATATCAAGTTGGTATGGCCATGAACCATCTCTCTGGGAATGTTCCGTCCTCTTTCGGAAATTTAAGTCAATTAACTAATCTATATCTACAGGATAACAACCTTCAAGGCAGCATCCCTTCAAGTTTGGCCGGGTGTCACAACTTGGAGATCTTATCTCTTGGCAGAAACAATTTACGTGGTACCATATCTCCTGAAGTCATTGGTGGTCTGTCTTCTTCGTATATTTTTGTGGATTTATCTCGAAATCATTTGACTGGCTTTGTTCCCAAGGAAGTCGGACATTTGATAAATCTAGAGCATTTTGATGTTTCCGGAAACATGTTATCTGGTGAGATTCCAGTAAGTCTTGGAAGTTGCAAAACCATACAATATCTTGACATGCAAGAAAACTTCTTCCAAGGGACAATTCCATCAGATATGAGTTCACTAAGAGGTATTGAATTCTTATCTCTTGCTCGCAACAACTTGTCAGGCACAATTCCAAAATTCTTGGAGCAATTTACATTTCTGCAATCTTTGAATTTGTCTTATAACAATTTAGAGGGAGTGGTACCAACCGAAGGAGTTTTTCAGAATGCAACTGCCACATCAGTCCAAGGGAATACAAAACTCTGTGGGGGCATACCAGAGTTTAAATTGCCAAAATGCGAAATTCGACATTCCAGCAAGAGAGGGTTGAGCCTAACCTTGAAACTAgtaatctctctcctttgtgggCTTTCTGGAGTCACTTTTTCATTGGCGTTTTTGTACGTTTGTTGCTTTCAGAGGGTAAAGAAGGAGCATCCTTCAAGTGATTCTGAAATTTTTCCAAAGATGTCTTACCAAAGTCTTCTTAAAGCTACTGATGGATTCTCTTCTGCCAACTTGATTGGTACAGGGAGTTTTGGGTCAGTTTACAAAGGATTACTTGATCAAGGGGAAACAACCATTGCCATCAAGGTACTCAACCTCATTACTCATGGGGCTTCCAAAAGTTTTACAGCTGAGTGTGAGGCCTTGAAAAATATTAGACACCGCAACCTTGTGAAGGTACTTTCTGCATGCTCAGGATGCGACTATCGTGGTTGTGATTTTAAGGCTTTAATTTATGAGTACATGGTGAATGGGAGCTTAGATGAATGGTTGCATCCAACTCAGACAAATATTGAGACGAATGAGAGGCCACGGAGCTTAACTTTTTCTCGAAGGTTGAACATTGCTATAGATGTTGCAATGGCAATGGATTATCTCCATCATCAGTGTCACGTGCCAATAGTTCATTGTGACCTCAAACCCAGCAATGTTCTTCTCGATGGTGATATGATTGGACATGTCGGCGACTTTGGGTTGGCGAGATTCCTTCCAAGAACTCGTGAAGATGGTTTTGGTAATCAATCAAGCTCCATCGAAGTAAAAGGAACAATCGGGTATACTCCTCCAG AGTATGGTATGGGACATGAAGTGTGGACACAAGGTGACGTGTACAGTTACGGCATCCTCTTGCTGGAAATGTTTACTGGAATGAGGCCAACCAGTGACGTGTTTCAAGGAACTTCAAATCTTCACAACTTTGTCAAGGCAGCTCTGCCTGAGCAAGTGGTAGAGATTGTGGATCCTGTTCTTGttcaggaaaaagaagaaggggaGACAAGCGCAGACCAATGTTTTACCAAGGCTAGCACAAAGATCCACATCAAAATTGAAGAAAGCTTGATTTCAATTTTGGAAATCGGCCTTGCCTGCTCTGCAGAGTTGCCTAGAGAAAGATTGGACATCACTGATGCTGTTGCTGAGATGTGTCGGATCAGAAACAAACTTCGATCAGATAAAATGTCGGATTAG